In Gottschalkia purinilytica, the sequence AAAGCAACGAGCTTATTCCCGAACCGAGGAACAAAGCTAGTTGTACCTTACCTTGTTCTCATACTGGTTCTTTCCCCAAAGCTAGTAATCAAAAGGAAAATCTACGGTTCGGAACAAGTGGAACAAGAAGTATCCTATTTATTTATTAATAGTAAAAAAGAAGAAAGTGTAGCCTGTGCATACACGCATACGCGCACGTATAGGAAAAATGGGTCAAAGTTGTTTTCTTGTTCCGAGCCTTTTTATATGGGAGGCATTTATGCTTGAAAAATATATCGAAAAGAAATTGGTGGCTGAGGTAAAAAAGATGGGTGGCATTGCAGCAAAGTTTGTTAGTCCGGGTTTGGATGGGATGCCAGACCGCCTAGTGCTTTTACCACTTGGAAAGATGGCATTTGTGGAATTAAAGGCTCCCAGAAAGAAACCTCGTCCACTACAGATTAGAAGAATAAAGCAATTACAAAAATTAGGCTTTACCTGTTATGTCATTGACGATGTTGAGCAGATTGGAGGGATACTCGATGAAATACAATCCTCATAAATATCAAACATATGCTACGAATTTCATACTTGAGCATCCCATAGCAGCGGTGTTTTTAGAGATGGGTCTTGGCAAAAGCGTAATCACTTTAACTGCTATATTTGATTTATGTCTTGATAGTTTTGAAATTGGAAAGGTTCTGGTCATTGCCCCTCTAAGGGTAGCAAGGGATACTTGGCCAACTGAGATAAACAAATGGGAGCATTTAAAAGGACTGGAGTATTCAGTGGCTATTGGAACAGAACAGGAGCGGTTAGCAGCTCTTAGGAAACCAGCAAGTGTCTATCTTATAAACAGAGAAAATGTTGACTGGTTAGTAAACAAAAGTGGCATTCCTTTTAATTATGACATGGTGGTAATCGATGAGCTATCATCCTTTAAGTCCTATGGAGCAAAAAGATTTAAGAGTTTACTAAAAGTCAGACCTAGGGCGAAACGCATCGTGGGTCTTACAGGTACTCCATCCAGTAACGGGTTAATGGATTTGTGGGCAGAGTTTCGTATTCTCGACATGGGTAAAAGACTCGGCAGATACATAACTCACTACCGCAATTCCTTCTTTACTCCAGATAAACGTAATCAGCAGATTGTATTTTCATATAAACCATTACCTGGGGCAGAAGATGCCATATATCGGCTCATTTCAGATATTACCATTTCAATGAAGTCGGTTGATTTTCTGAAAATGCCAGAGTGCGTGATCAATGAAGTGCCTGTGTATCTAAATGACAAAGAGCAATCCGTATATGATCGCTTTCGTGAAGAGATGGTTCTTGAATTTGCTGATGAAGAAATAGATGCCATGAATGCGGCCGTCCTTTCAGGGAAACTCCTGCAAATGGCAAACGGTGCGATCTATGATGATGATAAAAATACCCATATTATTCACAACCGCAAGCTAGATGCTCTTGAGGATTTAATTGAAGGTGCAAACGGCAAACCTGTGCTTATTGCCTATTGGTATAATCACGATTTAGAGCGTATTAAGAAAAAATTCAATGTCAGAGAAATTAAGACTTCCAAGGATATCAAGGATTGGAACAACGGCGATATTTCTGTAGCGGTTATCCATCCTGCATCAGCGGGACACGGCCTTAACTTACAAAGTGGTGGTTCAACGCTTATCTGGTTTGGACTTACATGGAGTCTTGAACTCTATCAGCAAACCAATGCGAGACTTTGGAGACAAGGACAAAATGAGACAGTGGTAATCCATCACATTGTTACAAAAGGAACGATTGATGAAGATGTGATGAGAGCCTTGAAACGAAAGGAAAAGACACAGTCCGATCTTATTAACGCTGTCAAAGCAAATCTGGGGAAAGCGAGGGGTGTTGTATGATGGATGCATTTGAAAAACTGGCAAATGCCATTATTCTACAGGCGGTCAAGGATTATCGTTTTGCTCTGAAAAGACTAGCAAAATACCCTCGCAATGATTCTGCTAGATATACGAAAGGTGAGATTGAGCGTTTCTTTCATTCCGGGTATTTCACTACCCTAACATCCCTCGATCCTGAGATGCTAATTAAAAAGCTACATGAGGAGGTGGTGCGATGACGGCAAAGGAATTCTTGAAACAAGCATATCGCTTAAATGAGTTGATTAATTCCGATCTAGAGGAGTTACAAAATCTAAGGGAACTCTCAAGGAGTGTTTCATCTCCTGTTCTTGAGGAAAAAGTCAGTAAAACAAAAAGTACTGATCCACCTTTTGAAAAATACGTGATTAGAATAGTAGATTTGGAGAAGCAGATACAACAAGAGGTGGAACGTTTAATAAAGCTTAAGTCAGATATTCGTGAAGCGATTAACCAGATGGAAAACGTGGATGAGAAGTTGCTTCTTCGCTACCGTTACATTAACTTTCTTAACTGGGAAGAAATCTGTGTCAACCTTAATGTTTCTATGAGAACTGTGCATAGACTTCACTCATCAGCCTTGCAGCATTTAAAGGTGCCTAAATAAAAGTTGGCACACTTTGGCACAGGTTGGCATACGATGACACTGTTTGTCCGTAGTGAAAGCTATATAATGGTAGTATGGAATAATAGCAAACAGAAGCCTTCACGGGAGCATTTCTCCTGCGAGGGCTTTTTCTATGGGCAAAAGGAGGTGTAGTATGCCAAGG encodes:
- a CDS encoding VRR-NUC domain-containing protein — translated: MLEKYIEKKLVAEVKKMGGIAAKFVSPGLDGMPDRLVLLPLGKMAFVELKAPRKKPRPLQIRRIKQLQKLGFTCYVIDDVEQIGGILDEIQSS
- a CDS encoding DEAD/DEAH box helicase, whose product is MKYNPHKYQTYATNFILEHPIAAVFLEMGLGKSVITLTAIFDLCLDSFEIGKVLVIAPLRVARDTWPTEINKWEHLKGLEYSVAIGTEQERLAALRKPASVYLINRENVDWLVNKSGIPFNYDMVVIDELSSFKSYGAKRFKSLLKVRPRAKRIVGLTGTPSSNGLMDLWAEFRILDMGKRLGRYITHYRNSFFTPDKRNQQIVFSYKPLPGAEDAIYRLISDITISMKSVDFLKMPECVINEVPVYLNDKEQSVYDRFREEMVLEFADEEIDAMNAAVLSGKLLQMANGAIYDDDKNTHIIHNRKLDALEDLIEGANGKPVLIAYWYNHDLERIKKKFNVREIKTSKDIKDWNNGDISVAVIHPASAGHGLNLQSGGSTLIWFGLTWSLELYQQTNARLWRQGQNETVVIHHIVTKGTIDEDVMRALKRKEKTQSDLINAVKANLGKARGVV
- a CDS encoding DUF1492 domain-containing protein, whose protein sequence is MTAKEFLKQAYRLNELINSDLEELQNLRELSRSVSSPVLEEKVSKTKSTDPPFEKYVIRIVDLEKQIQQEVERLIKLKSDIREAINQMENVDEKLLLRYRYINFLNWEEICVNLNVSMRTVHRLHSSALQHLKVPK